One Paracidovorax avenae ATCC 19860 genomic region harbors:
- a CDS encoding D-2-hydroxyacid dehydrogenase family protein yields MNIVILDDYQDAVRKLHCAARLDAYSAKVYTNTVKGLGQLSVRLRDADIIVLIRERTQITRQLVEKLPRLKLIAQTGKVGPHVDVAACTERGIAVAEGVGSPVAPAELTWALIMAAMRRLPQYISNLKHGAWQQSGLRAASMPANFGIGTVLRGKTLGIWGYGRIGQIVAGYGRAFGMNVRVWGREASRAQALSDGLQVATTREEFFSQCDVVSLHLRLNDETRGIVRLEDLSAMKPNALLVNTSRAELIEPDALIAALNRGRPGMAAVDVFESEPILQGHALLRLENCICTPHIGYVEQDSYELYFGAAFDNVINYIRGTPTNIVNPGALQVRR; encoded by the coding sequence ATGAACATTGTCATCCTCGACGACTACCAGGACGCCGTCCGCAAGCTCCATTGCGCCGCGCGTCTCGACGCCTACTCCGCCAAGGTCTACACCAACACCGTCAAGGGCCTCGGCCAGCTTTCCGTGCGGCTGCGGGATGCCGACATCATCGTGCTGATCCGCGAGCGCACCCAGATCACCCGCCAGCTCGTGGAGAAGCTGCCGCGGCTGAAGCTCATCGCGCAGACCGGCAAGGTGGGCCCGCACGTGGACGTGGCGGCCTGCACCGAGCGCGGCATCGCGGTGGCCGAGGGCGTGGGCTCGCCCGTCGCCCCGGCCGAACTGACCTGGGCGCTGATCATGGCGGCCATGCGGCGACTGCCGCAGTACATCTCCAACCTCAAGCACGGCGCCTGGCAGCAATCGGGCCTGCGCGCGGCCTCCATGCCGGCCAATTTCGGCATCGGCACGGTGCTGCGCGGCAAGACGCTGGGCATCTGGGGTTACGGGCGCATCGGCCAGATCGTGGCGGGCTACGGCCGCGCCTTCGGCATGAACGTGCGCGTGTGGGGCCGCGAAGCCTCGCGCGCCCAGGCGCTGAGCGACGGCCTGCAGGTGGCGACCACGCGCGAGGAGTTCTTCTCGCAGTGCGACGTGGTGTCGCTGCACCTGCGGCTCAACGACGAGACGCGCGGCATCGTGCGCCTGGAGGACCTCTCCGCCATGAAGCCCAACGCCCTGCTGGTGAACACCTCGCGCGCGGAACTGATCGAGCCGGACGCACTGATCGCCGCACTGAACCGCGGGCGCCCCGGCATGGCCGCGGTGGACGTGTTCGAGAGCGAGCCCATCCTGCAGGGCCATGCGCTGCTGCGCCTGGAAAACTGCATCTGCACACCCCACATCGGCTACGTGGAGCAGGACAGCTACGAGCTCTATTTCGGGGCCGCGTTCGACAACGTGATCAACTACATCCGCGGGACGCCGACGAACATCGTGAACCCGGGCGCGCTGCAGGTGCGACGCTGA
- a CDS encoding CoA transferase produces MRVDQVPQSTVVGDESPAPDHLREFWASLGGASRFLDACSFAGTGELFSPFRVTDLAAAAIGAAGTAVAELLQASTGRLPSVRVDRRMASLWFGTSLRPQGWTLPPQWDPIAGNYRARDRWIRLHTNAPHHRDAALSVLGCATDAQSVAQAVSGWEAAALEDAVVARGGCAAVMYSRQEWADHPQGQAVASEPLLHIHTESRVAARDWQPSPDRPLRGIRVLDLTRILAGPVATRFLAGLGAEVLRIDPHGWEEPGTVPEVVLGKRCARLDLKNAADLDTLRRLLRSADIVVHGYRSDALARLGLDAAQRRALNPALIDVSLDAYGWSGPWRCRRGFDSLIQMSTGIAEAGMRAVHRDEPLNLPVQAIDHATGYLMAAAALRGLTTRMVQGAGTEARASLGRTAAVLQLRPGRMSEVVRLAADAPGDRSGHVEETSWGPAARLLPPLEIEGAPLAWHYPARALGTDAPEWLSSNEEL; encoded by the coding sequence ATGCGTGTCGATCAAGTGCCACAAAGTACCGTCGTGGGCGATGAGAGTCCGGCGCCGGACCATTTGCGGGAGTTCTGGGCGTCGCTGGGCGGGGCGTCCCGGTTCCTCGACGCCTGCAGCTTTGCCGGAACGGGGGAACTGTTTTCTCCGTTTCGCGTGACCGACCTGGCAGCGGCGGCCATCGGCGCGGCGGGAACCGCGGTCGCTGAGCTGTTGCAGGCCTCGACCGGCAGGCTGCCGTCCGTCCGGGTCGACCGGCGCATGGCGTCGCTGTGGTTCGGCACGTCGCTGCGTCCGCAGGGATGGACGCTGCCGCCGCAATGGGACCCGATCGCCGGCAACTACCGGGCGCGCGATCGCTGGATCCGGTTGCACACCAACGCGCCGCACCATCGCGATGCCGCGCTGTCCGTTCTCGGCTGCGCCACCGATGCGCAATCCGTCGCGCAGGCGGTGAGCGGCTGGGAGGCCGCTGCACTCGAGGACGCAGTGGTCGCGCGCGGCGGCTGTGCCGCCGTCATGTACTCGCGGCAGGAATGGGCCGATCATCCGCAAGGCCAGGCCGTCGCATCCGAGCCTTTGCTGCACATCCACACGGAGAGCCGCGTCGCGGCGCGCGATTGGCAGCCGTCGCCGGACCGTCCGCTGCGCGGCATTCGCGTGCTCGACCTGACGCGCATCCTCGCGGGGCCCGTTGCGACGCGATTCCTCGCTGGCCTGGGTGCCGAGGTGTTGCGGATCGATCCCCACGGCTGGGAAGAGCCGGGCACGGTGCCCGAAGTCGTCCTGGGCAAGCGCTGTGCGCGGCTGGACCTGAAGAATGCCGCGGATCTCGACACGCTCCGGCGGCTGTTGCGCAGCGCGGACATCGTTGTCCACGGCTACCGGTCCGATGCGCTCGCCCGGCTGGGTCTCGATGCCGCACAGCGGCGCGCGCTGAATCCTGCGCTGATCGACGTATCGCTCGATGCGTATGGCTGGTCCGGGCCGTGGCGCTGCCGGCGTGGTTTCGACAGCCTCATCCAGATGAGCACGGGCATCGCCGAGGCGGGCATGCGCGCGGTGCACCGCGATGAGCCGCTCAACCTGCCGGTCCAGGCGATCGACCATGCGACGGGCTACCTGATGGCGGCGGCAGCGTTGCGCGGATTGACGACGCGGATGGTGCAGGGGGCCGGAACCGAGGCGCGCGCCTCGCTGGGACGTACCGCCGCGGTTCTGCAACTGCGCCCCGGGCGCATGAGCGAGGTGGTCAGGTTGGCGGCGGATGCGCCCGGCGATCGTTCCGGGCACGTCGAGGAAACGTCCTGGGGGCCGGCCGCCCGGCTGCTGCCTCCGCTGGAGATCGAGGGGGCACCGCTCGCATGGCACTATCCGGCGCGCGCGCTGGGCACGGATGCACCTGAATGGCTGTCTTCGAACGAAGAACTGTGA